The following nucleotide sequence is from Salvia miltiorrhiza cultivar Shanhuang (shh) chromosome 7, IMPLAD_Smil_shh, whole genome shotgun sequence.
ATCCAACAACACACACTTGCTATATGGAATCCCCACCATCTTCAACCTTTCTAGATTTGGAGTCCAAATTTTCAGCACTGTATCTTTCGATGGACCCACACAAAAATAACTACCACGTGAATGCTTGGTGATCGAGAGCTTTCTCAAGCTACTCGACTGGATACACAAGCTCTGCGGGCTGTCCTTAAGCGTTAGGGCAAACACTTCCAATTTAGGGCTTCCATTCAAAATTAGGTTAACCGCATTCTCAGTAACGAAGTTGACGCTACAAAATGTGCTACCAATCGTCAAGCTCTTGAGCTGATCCCACTTGATATTCCCATGAATAACAAGGCGACAAGACCTCAACGACAACACTTTAAGCGATGAACACGAGTACAGACACTGGGGCACCAAGTATTCTTTGTACCCCGACATCTCCCCCAAATGTAAGTATACCTCTTCTGCCCCATTCTTCGTTGCCAAAAGCAACCACACATCAACATCGTTAAGCAATGTATCTCGCTTTGCAGAAAGGCTCTTCCAATCACCATACAGATTGCGGGGCACAATATATCCTTTGTCCGCCCACAAATTTAAGTATACCTCTTCTGCCCCATTCTCCGTTGCCAAAAGCACCCACACATCAACATGATTAAGCCATATATTATCAATTGCCGTATAATTATACGGAACAGGGAAATCAACCTTGAATTTCAGAATCTTTACCCCACTCCACAGCATTAGTGCCCGATTCACCACTCCTCGGGCTCTATCTACGCGTGTTCGGTAATCATCCAATTTCTCCATCGTGGAATCGTTGAGATTAAGGAAGGGGGCGGTTTTCCAGAGGCCTTTCCAACGTTTGGAGAGAATTATTGTCCTAACAACATCTGTAATGGGCAAGAACCAAAATATTTCGAAGATTAATGAGTCGGGCAACTCACCGAGTCGATCACCGGATTTACTTGTCTTCGATTTTTGCATTCTCGTGATTTTTACTGAATCAACTCTTGAAGCAGATGAAAAAAAAGAGTGCCGCAGccgcaaaccctaatttttgctAATGAACCAGACCTACTTGGATATTTATTACCCCTCCGTCCCaatttttagtatccaacttttcttttttagtcgtcccacattttggtatccatttctatttttagtaaaagtaggtggaaCCCTTaatccactttaattattttaactctcacataaaatgtgggacccttatttcactcacaacacaccaatcactttattaaaactcgtgccgctctcaactggataccaaaagccgggacggagggagtatttacttATGGTTTAGTTAATGCTCTGTCCAATTAACAAGTAGTGTATTTTTATATTGGGTTATTAGAGTATCCgtaatgggcttacttgatagcctacttgatttacGAGTTACGATTTACGATTTACGagtttagagatgtcttatacgatatctttcagagatgtcctatacgatatcaaaaattcaatttttgttCAAATTAAAGATGACGAGGCAAGTCGAAATATCGACCTGTATTCATCGgatgttttaaaaaatgacatcgtataagacatctctaaaagatatcgtataagacatctctaaacccgtaaatcgtaagatttttatagagtttgaatatctaatatttaaatttgtgataaaagtgctacaacattaaagttcatgtatttttttacacctttcaaagttcatatgcaaaaccaaactacccccaaagttggtgtatttaggtGCCAATAAcccttttatattttatatttattatataaaattgatatcaactcaattattatatttataaatataataaaaaattaattttaattgaatatatttaaactaaatattgaataaataaaaaagtatttCTCTATAATAAAAACTGACATTATGACAAGGtaaaaaaagtaaattaaaaatgagaaaataaaaataaaaaaatggactTATTTGAAAGAAAGATGAGAGAtaataaagattttttttaaattttagtctttaatttttatattttaaatcaaatatttacataaaataatcatattatagctcttattgtgatctttgATTTCATATGCACTACATAGAGTGTATTTTATACTTtgttgaatttcacaattttacaaaaaaaaaaaaagattgagaAGCATGGCTAACTCAATGGGGCTAGCGAAGTCACAAGAAGCACAATGCAGTTATCCGATCTCTGAGCTGATTAAGCCTCGATTTGATTATCAGTGATTCAAAGAGCAAGAGGATCAAATAAATTATAGAAATGTACAGAATATGCAGCCAGCTTGAATTCCCTCTCCACAATCAGCGATCTACTTAAATTCAGGCTGGCTTTCGATTCAAGAATCGACATGTAAGGTAATGGCGTGCGGAAGCTTGGTTCGAAAACATGGGAAACGAcatattgaagtgtcccacattggattggagatagtggcatgagccactttatatggtgaggcaaccctctcccttataaggccttttaagggaggaatgggcccaatattcatttctaacatggtatcaaagtcaacccaatccaatgatgggTCCCCCtcaatatcgttgtcaacagatggcatttgggatagtccacgctgcgcgtgcggggggtgtattgaagtgtcccacattggattggagatagtggcatgaacCACTTTATATGGTATAaagccttttaagggaggaatgggctcaatatccatttctaacatggtatcagagccaacccaatccaatgatgaGCCCcctgttggaaattggttgtgagtaaccaatatttgataatttttcgagtaccgaaaacatttaatttagcagaattaaatgggacaggatcgatctacgttccaagtagatgatcgtagtatatttatttactcaaaaccgatttccggtgagtgagaaataattgtttaaagttaggtacttgaaacatggagttgtgggaaaagataagcattaaataagatttaatgcttatcccacatcggGATGTGGAtcacatttattacagtataaaagctattacatcacaggatgtaataaaactgtgtgcacacgtgacgggttgcaaagcccacacgcgcgcgccgccgccgccgccgcccggccccgtcgcccggcgcccggccccggTCCCCGTTTCGGCCCGTCACCCGACGCGCGGCCATGGACTTGGACTTGGacttggacttggatcttggcaattggtctttgggtggtctttgggcctaccctaggcCACATCGACtcttatctttttggaccaacgaaaaCTTGTTCGAAGGGGACGAGGCCCAACTCGGTTGGACCTACGCGCACGCACACGAAGCCCGCTATGGCTTGGCccgggaggacccttggtctcccaggaagcttcccACGTAACTGCTGTTACGTCTGTTACTGCCTGTAACTCCCGACACCATTTGAATACCATCAATGGTATTAATCCTGCAggctccccctattgatgtggactgtgcctataaataggacagcctccatgcatcattACACCTGAAAACAAGCATTACACTCTTACTCTGCTGCATTCTGCATTGTtaagttctgttctcgcctcgttctagttcgccggagctcgttggtctgcggtgttgctacctacgagacgaagccgtttcatctttggggacgacacgccaaaccgagagcactaccggggcgtatctcgtcttgcggacagaggactctcctcgactcggctgcaTTTCCTGGTTTATTAcattgtaatttcaatacagtttttgtcttgtaatctcatctcctacatttctggtttcattgtaactacgcccgcgagcttatattccaacaccccccaatatcgttgtcaacagatgaCGTTCGAgatagtccacgctgcgcgtgcgggggtgtattgaagtgtcccacattggattggagatagtgacatgagccactttatatggtcaGGCAACcatctcccttataaggccttttaagggaggaatgtgCCCAATATCCAATTGGGTTCGAGAAACTGGTGGATTTGATGAGAAAGAGCTACAGATGGCCTGCAAGAAGGCTTGAGCACGTGCTCCTTGTGATCGTTGATCTGTTGAAGGAGCACAAGAATGAGAATCTCGGGCGCGAATATGGCATGTCGCAGCAAGAATTGAGAGATGGGGCAAGGAGATCGATTGGGGACACTTGCTTGATCAATTTTGTGCTCAAGTCGATAAACGGCTTCATAGTGGAGAATCATACAAGTTAATGCTAAGGGTTGTTGGGAATGAAAATGATGTATAATTAAATTACTAATCCATTTGCTTGATCAGTCGAACATGCTTCAGCTTTTTAGTCTAGGCACATATTCATTATGAGTTCTATGTATAAAAGTTTGCCTTAATCATGAACATGGAGTCTGCATGTTCCGGTTTGAGTGCAAGTTCATGCTTCAATTTGTCATGTAATACGCCACACAAGTTAATCACATAAACCTGTAGGTGCTTTATTTGATTGAGCCAAGATGAAGTTGCAATCCAAAATTTAGAGATAtacaaagagaaaaaaattgttgacaTCAAGAATGAGGATCTGGAGCTCAATTTTGATCAATTCCCGTCGAATTTTGATGTTAGCTTTATCACTCTTTTTAAAGCCGAGGTGGGTATGAGGTTTGATCGAGAAATTAAGGCGGCTCTTTCTATCAGAGACGGATGCACGTTGAAGAccatgggggcacgtgcccccacaactttttttttttttttactaattatatatgtataatgtATATGTTGGAGTGTATATTTGTTTTCATTCCCCAAAGCCCAACACACGTGCCCCCTCCCcactcatttttttcttttttaattagtatCCCCAATCCCAAACCCACCCTCAAACAATTTAACGCCTTGCCCAATCCCAAACCCACCCTCAAGACTTCTCTACATTTCAGATTGAGGCACTCGATGATCAGCTTGAAACTTATATCCTTGATATGCGTTCTACTGATGGGTTTGGAAGATTAAAAGGTATCGGAGCTCTTGCACAAAAGATGGTAGAGACGAAAAAGCATGAGGTATATTCATTGGTTTATTTGCTTATAACACTAGCTCTTATTCTTCCGGTTGCCACTGCTACAGTTGAAAGGGTATTTTCTGCAATGAATATCATAAAGAATCGTCTACGCGGTCGGATGGGAGATCAATGGATGAATGATAGTTTGGTTGTATATATTGAGAAAGAAATTTTTGATAGTGTTGATAATGAGTCAATCATGCAAATGTTCCAGTCAATGAAAACTCGCAGatttcaattgtaatagacttgAATTATCgtgtagtaatttttttgaaagtattttttatatataattattttgtgccCCCGTAATACAAAAATTCTGGATCCGTCCCTGCTTTCTATTGTTATGTACAAGTCCataaatttaattcaattaatataaTGAAGTTTTCAATAGGTTGTGAGGTATCATGCTATGAGATTTAATCATTTAAAAATTTTGTTCACTTTATTTGGATTTCTTGTAGATGAAATGGGTAGAATAAAAAGGGTGGATGAAAGTCATATTTAATAtactttttcattttagtttgacATGTATgtagactttttttttattaatatgtatAGTTTAATATGTCACGTTACTacttttttagtaaaaaaatctctataattcataaacatattatgaaataatttctacatctttttttcttataaattaAACATCAAATGATTCTCGTCACATTTCAATGGGATTATACACTAGTGTAaatttgataaaatgaggtgGTTGTATAGATCCAAATCTGGACTGTACTTTGTGTTTATATAACGCACTATGATCGTGACATGTAACAGATACCTTTCtagatttataaaaaataaaaaataaagccaCAGAGAGATAGAATAGGGATATAAATTTAAGATTTaagattaaacaaaaaaaaaacggtgGCCGCATATACCAGGTGCTCGCGCGAAGGCGCATCTCGCTACTGCTCACACcttaattatacatataattgaatacaaatgtgtatatatataaacattatCCATATGGCAACATCATGCATATTTACGGTGTAATCAAGGCGGCCACCAAGTGCAACTCTCAATGTGTCTTTGTGAAGAAACGACCCGGCGGCCGCTGGACGGTGCGACCTCTGGGTACCCGTCAGTCGTCGGgtattcgtttttttttttaatcttaaatttGTATTGCTATTTTAccattcgtgtattttttgaagGCCACCAACTTAGAAGACCTCCGCTACATGTCGTGATCCTATTGCGCCACATGAATAAAATGTATGGTCCTAATTTAGATCTATATACTATCAGGATCTACAAAATcccatttctctctttctctctatatatatatataacaacaaACATTAGAAATTGCAATCCCCAATTCCCGATCCGCCTCCTCTCACCGTCAAccccttctctctctaactATCCCACCTAAGTGTTAATTTCGAGGTAATCAATCTTCGAGAGTTGACAAGTTTATTGCTTCGGATTATGTTTAGGTAAATTTTAAGTTAGTTATGTTTCATAGGATTCGATTTCGGAGACCAGTAGATGGATCGACTCAGTGAGCTGCCGAAATCTGTGATATTACACATCTTTTGGTTGTTGCCTATGAACGATGTtgttaagagcatccgcattgaggttacatgatagcctagtTTATGAGagggggggaccacatggtgtaaagatgttgcagtggggttacatgatagcttacatgatagttttagttttgatttttatgctttttacttaaatttaattgctcaaatttaaataacacattttactaataattaaaatttcattaaaataaaaaacctaaaaattacattaaaaaaaaataaaaacataatttaaattacataaattaaaatcctagtctagataagtccacgacgcttgagcatttTTGGACCATGTGCCCGTGGGTCATCCTTTGTGCATCGCTCATATGCGTCGTATCCAGACTGAGGAGTTGCATATCGAGCTCTCtctccttgagctcgttctttttggcatactcggcggtgatttttttcaagttgtgGTCGGACCGCTCCAATGCCTCTTTGTACTCCGATGATTGCTCGGAGCTTgccgccttccccttccccttcgccgccttgttcccaatcggccgggcagacgagatctcctcgcccgacgccgaggtggtgaaggcgCCCTCCTCTgtcgtctttgtcctcttggaggaatgcacgtctccctcgaggtacatcgacttgaacttgtgaTTGTTCCGGAGAATTTTCCACGCATTCCAGTAGTTGAAGGAAGCGTTATTTGCGCTCCGACTTTTGAAAAGAgtttgggccttgtcccggagcatatcgtcagaatggccAGACGGCCACCGGCTGCGCGCCTCCACCCAAATACTCTCCCACAGCCGCACCTCTTGGGCCACTCGGGTCCAATGCCCTTGAATCTGGCGGTGCTTGAGGTTGGCACCGATGATGGGGTTGACACGGGCGACAATCATCTTCCAGTAATCGTACACCTTTTGATTTGTCCTACAGATGGCGTCGTTTGTCTCCTccatccaaatttggacgatgatgtCCGTCTCCTCAGgggtgtaggtatgacggaCAGTCTTTCCTCCGTCATCCTCCGCCCCCTCCTTCTCCGCCACCGGCGCCTGCCTGTCATGCCGGATCTTGTGGGCGACTTCTTTCCTCCGGCTGcctttcttcggtttggcggCACTATGGGCTGCCGAAGGCATCTCTTCGCCGGACTGAGGAGCATCCCCCAAGTTACACCTCGATAAATCGGGATGATATTCGTCGgatagatcggggcaccaatttaggtcatagtaatttgggttgtgtggatccatggagggtgtagagagaggaagaaagaaagaagtGAGGATGAAGAAGGTGTAGGGaaaaaa
It contains:
- the LOC130991697 gene encoding F-box/LRR-repeat protein At3g26922-like, coding for MQKSKTSKSGDRLGELPDSLIFEIFWFLPITDVVRTIILSKRWKGLWKTAPFLNLNDSTMEKLDDYRTRVDRARGVVNRALMLWSGVKILKFKVDFPVPYNYTAIDNIWLNHVDVWVLLATENGAEEVYLNLWADKGYIVPRNLYGDWKSLSAKRDTLLNDVDVWLLLATKNGAEEVYLHLGEMSGYKEYLVPQCLYSCSSLKVLSLRSCRLVIHGNIKWDQLKSLTIGSTFCSVNFVTENAVNLILNGSPKLEVFALTLKDSPQSLCIQSSSLRKLSITKHSRGSYFCVGPSKDTVLKIWTPNLERLKMVGIPYSKCVLLDVSSLSDANLCFYSFGSMKYDYLLEEALGQILPSIRLVETVTLSDWSIKVLGIMKKKHSLSPLSNVKVLNFVSSTQVEMVEMAGLLEIFPNVKRLSLSRRNYKNNEDSLESEPINLAKLSLLQLRTIEIACLEGDNFIFPLIKILLKYASKLEKMVFQVGYLSPELQRVLKMPPRPSRRSNYLSCASQKVRKMPRSSPTAQLIFREKPSD